A window from Acropora palmata chromosome 14, jaAcrPala1.3, whole genome shotgun sequence encodes these proteins:
- the LOC141865762 gene encoding carbohydrate sulfotransferase 3-like: protein MTKNYTLKFILLVFSVCVAIAICCFTLYFQHEAKPKILAEMRLEVLKTTPQSLRHIATMETTTTMAPFTKKEDKRVTEKNIDKQQARRSLLIFGQDRTGTTFLSAMFAQDPQMFIVYEPLWITKGWRSNEPNYNCSGCEIEIVNAILSCNFSRYPSSTKLLWYVKTAWTGALPVNIFTTNHFCNSSGQRKADCSKMRENPNFVDRVCKENFKHSVVKVSPERLPREKLADLVPQVILENPGTEVRVLHLVRDPRGNLNSRINIKWTKDYPHPMLASHARRLCKASLSDLDHVDKLKLTGRYKRVWYKQIADDPVETARDIYNFAGFQIPPDVEKWIIRSTTPNKTQQKQELNNLYSPVRRAKGNADKWRNQAFFKRNQVIERECRLVMDKLGLKRVRKPD from the coding sequence ATGACTAAAAACTACACATTGAAATTTATACTTCTCGTATTCTCCGTCTGTGTGGCAATCGCTATCTGCTGTTTTACTTTATACTTTCaacatgaggcgaagccgaagaTTCTGGCAGAGATGAGACTGGAAGTTTTAAAGACAACACCACAGTCTTTGAGACATATAGCGACAATGGAAACCACAACAACAATGGCGCCATTTACCAAGAAAGAGGATAAACgtgtcactgaaaaaaatatcgacAAACAGCAAGCTCGCCGcagtttattaatttttggtcAAGATCGGACTGGAACAACATTTTTAAGCGCCATGTTTGCGCAAGATCCTCAAATGTTCATCGTTTATGAGCCATTATGGATTACAAAAGGCTGGAGATCAAATGAACCAAATTATAACTGTTCAGGGTGCGAAATCGAAATTGTCAATGCAATTCTTAGTTGCAACTTTTCACGGTATCCATCATCGACGAAACTCTTATGGTATGTTAAAACAGCTTGGACAGGAGCACTGCCCGTTAACATTTTCACGACCAACCATTTTTGCAACTCCAGCGGTCAAAGAAAAGCGGACTGTTCCAAGATGCGTGAAAACCCCAATTTTGTGGATCGCGTTTGCAAGGAAAACTTCAAACACAGCGTTGTGAAAGTTTCCCCCGAGCGGCTTCCTCGAGAGAAACTGGCTGATCTTGTCCCGCAGGTTATACTGGAAAATCCGGGAACCGAAGTGCGGGTTCTGCACCTGGTCCGGGACCCGAGAGGAAATCTCAATTCCCGAATTAACATCAAATGGACGAAGGATTACCCGCATCCTATGCTTGCAAGTCATGCTCGGCGACTTTGCAAAGCGTCGTTAAGTGATTTGGATCACGTGGACAAATTAAAGCTCACGGGACGATACAAACGCGTGTGGTACAAACAGATCGCGGACGATCCAGTAGAAACAGCAAGAGATATTTACAACTTTGCGGGATTCCAAATTCCGCCTGATGTAGAAAAATGGATAATCCGAAGCACTACACCAAACAAAACGCAGCAGAAACAAGAACTCAATAATCTATATTCCCCAGTAAGAAGGGCGAAGGGAAATGCAGATAAATGGCGAAACCAAGCCTTTTTCAAGCGAAATCAAGTTATTGAAAGAGAATGCAGGCTTGTAATGGATAAATTAGGCTTAAAGAGGGTTCGAAAGCCAGACTAA